A single region of the Parcubacteria group bacterium CG10_big_fil_rev_8_21_14_0_10_36_14 genome encodes:
- a CDS encoding YebC/PmpR family DNA-binding transcriptional regulator: MSGHSKWATTKRKKGIIDSKRGKIFTKLARDITVAARGGADPNFNFQLRLAIDRAKTSNMPKDNIERAIVRGAGEGEGGQLKELIYEAVVSGNIALIITALSDNPNRTANDIKHILSKNGANLSSGAAMWQFEKLGVLRTQIEDNRSKIKDKELELIEAGAEDIKEDDDEFIIYTKVQNLQKLKEAIEKDGVKIDDAGIEYVAKEPIEIDDATSERLEKLVDAIEDNDDVSEIFTNVK, translated from the coding sequence ATGTCAGGTCACTCCAAATGGGCAACTACCAAGCGAAAAAAAGGGATAATTGATTCAAAGCGCGGTAAAATTTTTACCAAACTTGCCAGAGATATTACTGTGGCAGCGCGAGGTGGCGCTGACCCAAATTTTAATTTTCAACTACGTCTAGCGATTGATAGGGCAAAGACATCAAATATGCCAAAAGATAATATTGAGCGTGCTATTGTTCGCGGAGCAGGCGAAGGAGAGGGCGGACAATTAAAGGAATTAATTTATGAGGCAGTTGTGTCTGGCAATATTGCCCTGATTATTACAGCGCTTTCTGATAATCCAAATAGAACGGCGAATGATATAAAACATATACTTTCGAAAAATGGAGCTAACTTGTCATCTGGCGCGGCAATGTGGCAATTCGAAAAACTTGGAGTCCTGCGAACGCAGATAGAAGACAACAGGTCAAAAATAAAAGATAAAGAATTAGAATTGATAGAAGCGGGAGCAGAAGACATAAAGGAAGATGACGATGAGTTTATTATTTATACTAAAGTACAAAATTTACAAAAGCTTAAAGAAGCAATTGAAAAAGATGGTGTGAAAATAGATGATGCAGGTATTGAATATGTTGCTAAAGAACCGATAGAAATTGACGACGCAACTAGTGAAAGGCTGGAGAAGCTGGTAGATGCAATTGAAGATAATGATGATGTTTCGGAAATATTTACCAATGTAAAATAA